In Paenibacillus sonchi, a single genomic region encodes these proteins:
- a CDS encoding aldo/keto reductase, translating to MKTNRLGNSDLYVSAMGLGCMSLGTDEARAAAIIHEALELGINFLDTADLYDEGRNEEFIGQALRGRRGDVILATKVGNRRIPGQTGWSWDPSKAYIKSAVKGSLRRLQTDYIDLYQLHGGTLEDPVGETIEAFEELKQEGLIRYYGISSIRPNVIREYVSRSHIVSVMSQYSILDRRPEETVLPLLEQHGIGLIARGPLAGGILTEHGGSKAHREYLGYGSEELPLLHEHLVEQTGPSRTLTEAALHYPLANPAVAAVIPGASSLEQLRLNAAAAASAPLTPAELAAVRAASKSNRYTQHR from the coding sequence ATGAAGACAAACCGTTTAGGAAATTCTGATTTATACGTAAGCGCCATGGGACTAGGCTGCATGTCTCTCGGAACAGATGAAGCCAGGGCTGCCGCAATCATTCATGAAGCGCTGGAGCTGGGCATCAACTTCCTGGATACCGCCGACCTTTATGATGAAGGGCGCAATGAAGAATTTATCGGCCAGGCACTGCGCGGGCGCCGCGGGGATGTCATTCTTGCCACCAAAGTCGGCAACCGCAGAATTCCCGGACAAACGGGCTGGAGCTGGGACCCTTCCAAAGCCTATATCAAATCGGCAGTGAAGGGCAGTCTGCGCCGGCTGCAGACCGATTATATAGACCTGTACCAGTTGCACGGAGGAACTCTCGAAGATCCGGTCGGCGAGACGATTGAAGCCTTTGAGGAGCTGAAGCAGGAAGGTCTTATCCGGTACTATGGCATTTCCTCCATCCGTCCGAATGTAATCCGCGAATATGTCTCCCGCTCCCATATTGTCAGCGTCATGAGCCAGTACAGCATCCTGGACCGGCGGCCGGAGGAAACGGTACTGCCGCTGCTGGAACAGCATGGCATCGGCCTGATTGCCCGGGGGCCGCTGGCCGGGGGCATATTAACCGAGCATGGCGGCAGCAAAGCCCACCGGGAGTATCTGGGTTACGGCAGCGAGGAGCTGCCCCTGCTCCACGAACACCTGGTGGAGCAGACCGGTCCCTCCCGCACCCTGACGGAGGCGGCCCTGCATTATCCGCTGGCAAACCCGGCGGTGGCTGCGGTTATTCCGGGCGCGAGCAGCCTGGAGCAGCTGCGGTTGAATGCAGCGGCAGCTGCGTCGGCCCCGCTAACTCCGGCAGAGCTGGCAGCCGTCCGGGCTGCCAGCAAAAGCAACCGGTACACGCAGCACCGGTAG
- a CDS encoding aldo/keto reductase, whose translation MYSANPERYSQMKYNRTGRSGLLLPAISLGLWHNFGGNDVFENGRAMIRRAFDLGITHFDLANNYGPPAGSAEESFGQILRKDLAAYRDELIISSKAGYYMWPGPYGEWGSKKYLVSSLDQSLKRMGLDYVDIFYHHRPDPNTPLEETMSALDLLVRQGKALYVGISNYNAGQAREAAQILRRLGTPCLIHQPNYSMISRWIEDGLQDVLAEEGIGTIAFSPLQKGILTDRYLKGITPDSRAAGPSVFLSEKEITAEVIGKVSKLNELAAARGQKMSQLALSWVLRGGKVTSALIGASKVSQIEDAVASLNAPELSAEELEQIENILRG comes from the coding sequence ATGTATTCTGCAAATCCTGAACGTTACAGCCAGATGAAATATAACCGTACCGGCCGCAGCGGCCTGCTCCTGCCCGCAATCTCGCTTGGACTATGGCATAACTTTGGCGGCAATGACGTGTTCGAGAACGGCCGCGCCATGATCAGAAGGGCCTTCGACCTGGGGATTACCCACTTCGATCTGGCCAATAACTACGGCCCGCCGGCCGGCTCCGCCGAAGAGAGCTTCGGGCAAATCCTGCGAAAAGATCTCGCCGCTTACCGCGACGAGCTGATCATCTCCAGCAAAGCCGGCTACTATATGTGGCCAGGCCCTTATGGCGAATGGGGCTCGAAGAAATACCTCGTTTCCAGTCTCGACCAGAGCCTGAAACGGATGGGACTGGACTATGTGGATATTTTCTATCATCACCGTCCCGACCCTAACACACCGCTGGAGGAAACGATGTCCGCACTGGACCTGCTGGTGCGCCAGGGCAAGGCGCTGTATGTCGGCATCTCAAACTACAATGCCGGACAAGCGCGTGAAGCGGCGCAGATTCTGCGCCGCCTGGGCACACCCTGCCTGATCCATCAGCCGAATTATTCCATGATATCGCGCTGGATTGAAGACGGGCTGCAGGATGTGCTCGCCGAAGAAGGCATTGGCACCATCGCCTTCTCTCCGCTGCAAAAAGGCATCCTGACCGACCGCTACCTCAAAGGCATCACACCGGATTCCCGTGCGGCCGGACCCAGCGTGTTCCTCTCCGAGAAGGAGATCACCGCAGAGGTCATTGGCAAAGTAAGCAAGCTGAATGAGCTTGCTGCCGCGCGCGGGCAGAAAATGTCGCAGCTGGCCTTGTCTTGGGTTCTCCGTGGCGGCAAAGTCACTTCGGCCCTGATCGGTGCCAGCAAGGTCAGCCAGATCGAGGACGCGGTTGCCTCCCTGAACGCGCCTGAGCTCAGCGCGGAGGAGCTGGAGCAAATCGAGAATATTTTGCGGGGATAA
- a CDS encoding AraC family transcriptional regulator has translation MAIFKYNSERPFRGNPGLHLHYWGREECAPGHSVGPGVRDLYKIHFIHAGTGRVTVGRETHMLQPGQAFLTYPHIVTHYAADMDQPWTYSWVAFTGEEIGYLLSKTSLSPEHPVFPMDDSLMPALYDRLSAAADYKDSLDLPLKAIMYEFFGLLVRLVPAAAHPLPLPRQKSIYVEQCLHYLHAHYCENVTVERMSSSLKLDRKYLSALFKKTVGLPPQQYLLNFRIAKACELLTETPCTIGEISRSVGYQDPLLFSRMFKKVKGCSPKEYRIRHAGNDIIL, from the coding sequence ATGGCTATATTCAAATATAATTCAGAGCGCCCTTTCCGGGGCAATCCCGGTCTGCATCTTCATTATTGGGGCCGTGAAGAGTGTGCTCCCGGACACAGCGTCGGCCCCGGCGTGCGGGACCTGTACAAAATCCATTTCATTCATGCCGGAACCGGCCGGGTCACTGTCGGGAGAGAAACCCACATGCTGCAGCCCGGTCAGGCGTTCCTGACTTATCCTCATATCGTTACTCATTATGCCGCAGACATGGATCAGCCCTGGACCTATTCATGGGTTGCTTTTACGGGAGAGGAAATCGGTTATCTGCTGTCCAAAACCTCGCTCTCGCCGGAGCATCCCGTTTTCCCGATGGATGATTCGCTTATGCCCGCACTCTATGACCGGCTTAGCGCGGCTGCGGACTATAAGGACAGTCTTGATCTGCCTCTTAAGGCGATCATGTACGAGTTCTTCGGGCTGCTGGTGCGCCTGGTTCCGGCGGCTGCCCATCCCCTCCCGCTCCCCCGTCAAAAAAGCATCTATGTGGAGCAGTGTCTGCACTATCTGCATGCCCATTACTGTGAGAATGTGACTGTAGAGCGCATGTCCTCCTCCCTGAAGCTGGACCGCAAATATTTATCGGCATTGTTCAAAAAAACCGTCGGCCTGCCGCCGCAGCAGTACCTGCTTAATTTCCGCATCGCCAAGGCATGTGAGCTGCTGACGGAGACCCCCTGCACAATCGGTGAAATTTCACGCTCTGTTGGCTATCAGGACCCGCTGCTGTTCTCCCGCATGTTCAAGAAAGTCAAAGGCTGCTCACCCAAGGAGTACCGCATCCGCCATGCCGGTAATGACATTATTCTATAA
- a CDS encoding (2Fe-2S) ferredoxin domain-containing protein: protein MNMRLKVLKKHLLFCCSEHCNNQDVEDVMQEFKEQLVEKGINKTVKINKTSCLGLCGNGPFVIVYPDGIWYYNVTTDDVERIVEEHLVNGEPVEELVMLKMEA, encoded by the coding sequence ATGAATATGCGACTCAAGGTGCTGAAGAAGCACCTGCTCTTCTGCTGCAGCGAGCACTGCAACAATCAGGATGTGGAAGATGTCATGCAGGAATTCAAAGAACAGCTCGTGGAGAAGGGGATTAACAAAACCGTCAAAATCAACAAAACCAGCTGTCTCGGCCTGTGCGGCAACGGCCCTTTTGTGATTGTTTATCCCGACGGCATCTGGTATTACAATGTGACTACAGATGATGTGGAACGTATTGTGGAAGAGCATCTGGTGAATGGCGAGCCTGTCGAAGAACTGGTAATGCTCAAAATGGAAGCCTGA
- a CDS encoding DUF1259 domain-containing protein codes for MSISPLCRQFAEIFGGEAQVVNGVCVATKLRTNIKVRILGRRSKGLFTLPFGISFESVGKDGRALCLGESVILTREINPFISELRKAGIKITALHNHWLFTNPNIWYIHWEAVQKPLVFARNVRNACRALTNKPVGPLVCKRASKK; via the coding sequence ATGAGTATAAGTCCACTCTGTAGACAGTTTGCGGAGATTTTTGGTGGTGAGGCCCAGGTAGTTAATGGTGTATGTGTTGCAACTAAGTTACGTACCAATATCAAGGTCCGAATATTGGGTAGACGTTCAAAGGGCTTGTTTACACTTCCTTTCGGCATTTCCTTCGAGAGTGTTGGTAAAGACGGCAGGGCACTATGCCTTGGCGAATCAGTTATCCTTACTCGGGAAATAAACCCATTTATTTCTGAACTCCGCAAAGCAGGCATTAAAATAACTGCTCTTCACAATCATTGGTTATTTACAAACCCGAACATCTGGTACATCCATTGGGAAGCAGTCCAAAAACCCCTGGTATTCGCTAGAAATGTGCGGAACGCATGCAGAGCTCTGACCAATAAACCCGTTGGCCCATTAGTCTGTAAGCGTGCTAGCAAAAAATAA
- a CDS encoding helix-turn-helix transcriptional regulator, whose product MDKVERLISIIMILLKKDVVPANEFAQLFHVSKRTILRDMETLSLSNIPIYSVIGVHGGYGIMDEYKVDKRLLSSSDLENILTALGGLEQILISEEVEVTIKKIEAMVSPLSPKGSIELSFYDWEGRSEILQTLKICQESILKRRLVSFDYIDKNGTTTNRIVEPYQLHFSETSWYLKGFCLHRQGYRTFKLSRIDHLHMEGNTFNPRDYSLEQAHEASYQPQLAAIKALISPGIKDQFIERYGRKSIENYSSDYFLATIHVPQNSIGFQFLASFGTNLKIVEPKTYVEEFRNYLIRMVEKYS is encoded by the coding sequence ATGGACAAGGTTGAGAGGCTAATTTCTATCATTATGATATTGCTGAAAAAAGATGTCGTTCCGGCAAATGAATTCGCGCAACTATTTCATGTTTCCAAAAGAACGATTCTTCGCGATATGGAAACGCTGAGTTTATCAAACATCCCGATCTATTCGGTCATTGGCGTTCATGGCGGCTACGGCATTATGGATGAATACAAGGTTGATAAACGTCTGTTAAGCAGCTCCGACTTGGAGAATATATTGACTGCGCTTGGCGGATTGGAACAAATTCTAATTAGCGAAGAAGTTGAGGTGACGATCAAAAAAATAGAAGCCATGGTTAGCCCATTGTCCCCAAAAGGTTCAATCGAGCTGTCATTTTATGATTGGGAGGGCCGGTCTGAGATTCTTCAAACCTTGAAGATATGCCAAGAATCGATACTAAAGAGAAGGTTAGTTTCGTTTGATTATATAGATAAAAATGGCACCACGACGAATAGGATTGTCGAGCCGTACCAGCTTCATTTTAGCGAAACGAGTTGGTATTTGAAGGGATTCTGTTTACATCGCCAGGGATACAGAACATTTAAATTATCCAGGATCGATCATCTTCATATGGAGGGAAATACATTTAACCCTAGAGATTATTCATTGGAACAAGCACATGAAGCAAGTTATCAACCGCAATTAGCCGCTATTAAAGCGTTGATTTCACCTGGCATAAAAGATCAATTCATTGAAAGGTACGGCCGGAAGAGTATTGAAAACTATAGTTCTGACTATTTCTTAGCCACCATCCATGTTCCTCAAAACAGTATTGGATTTCAATTTTTAGCAAGCTTCGGTACAAACCTGAAAATCGTAGAGCCCAAAACATATGTTGAAGAATTCCGAAATTATTTAATTAGAATGGTGGAGAAATATTCTTAA
- a CDS encoding VOC family protein, with protein sequence MSAIAYLNFDGTAEQAIEFYAEALNANEVKKVKFGDIPQDPNYPMPENELNMIMESSIEFAGGKIMMSDILPSMKAVTGELVKGNNILISLVMDDKQRLEEYFNHLSLGGHVIMPLSNTPWSSCFGMLADKFGVNWKFNSDADQFLDKVISNKQ encoded by the coding sequence ATGTCAGCTATTGCCTATTTAAACTTTGATGGAACCGCAGAACAAGCCATTGAATTTTATGCGGAGGCTTTAAACGCAAATGAAGTAAAAAAGGTGAAATTCGGCGATATCCCGCAAGATCCAAACTACCCAATGCCGGAAAATGAGTTAAATATGATCATGGAGTCTTCCATAGAATTTGCAGGCGGGAAAATCATGATGTCGGATATTCTGCCTTCGATGAAGGCTGTAACAGGTGAGCTGGTCAAAGGGAATAATATTCTGATTAGTCTGGTCATGGATGATAAGCAAAGGCTGGAAGAATACTTTAATCATTTGTCCCTTGGCGGTCATGTCATCATGCCGTTATCCAATACCCCTTGGTCTTCCTGCTTCGGAATGCTGGCTGATAAATTTGGAGTTAACTGGAAATTTAATAGTGACGCAGATCAGTTCCTTGATAAAGTTATTTCCAATAAACAGTAA
- a CDS encoding YdeI/OmpD-associated family protein, with translation MEIENLIRVKSREDLRNWLQDYGKTEKCCWVLVSLTPIPDVLLYLDAVEEALCFGWIDGVKKKLSGTELAQRLSPRSKKSSWTELNKERVRRLEKLGFMRDEGRRVLPDMDHHSFTIDEDIEQRLKEEKQVYENFMAFPDLYQRIRIDTIQSYKNQPEVYKNRLDKFITNTRANKMYGQWNDNGRY, from the coding sequence ATGGAAATTGAAAATTTAATTCGGGTAAAATCGAGGGAAGATTTAAGGAATTGGCTGCAGGACTATGGTAAGACTGAAAAGTGCTGCTGGGTCTTGGTTAGTCTGACGCCCATCCCCGATGTGTTGTTATATTTGGACGCGGTCGAAGAAGCTTTGTGCTTTGGATGGATCGATGGAGTCAAGAAGAAGCTGTCTGGAACGGAACTGGCTCAGAGACTATCTCCCAGAAGTAAAAAAAGCTCATGGACTGAATTAAATAAAGAGCGTGTCCGCCGCCTCGAAAAGCTGGGGTTCATGAGAGACGAAGGAAGAAGGGTTCTTCCTGATATGGATCACCATTCTTTTACAATAGATGAAGATATAGAGCAAAGGCTAAAAGAGGAAAAGCAAGTATATGAGAATTTCATGGCATTTCCGGATCTTTACCAAAGAATTCGGATCGACACGATACAAAGCTATAAGAATCAGCCGGAAGTATATAAGAACAGATTAGACAAATTCATAACAAACACGAGAGCAAACAAAATGTACGGTCAATGGAACGATAATGGACGTTATTAA
- a CDS encoding RNA polymerase sigma factor codes for MEDQGIVCLYLQRSQQAIIETKNKYGAYCRMIARNTLSSYSDIEECENDTYLGAWNAIPPNLPRKFPVFLGRITRNIALDKHGYNTAKKRNREFEVILAELEDCIASPDTVETEYEAGEIANIINQFLYGLDEQARNLFIGRYWYSCSIKDLSMNFNMSSSKVKSILFRLRNKLRVHLEKEGVNL; via the coding sequence ATGGAAGATCAGGGAATAGTCTGCCTATATTTACAGCGTTCGCAGCAAGCCATTATAGAGACTAAGAATAAATATGGGGCATACTGCAGAATGATTGCCAGAAACACACTTTCCAGTTATTCGGATATTGAAGAGTGTGAGAACGATACATACTTAGGAGCATGGAATGCAATCCCCCCTAATCTGCCTAGGAAGTTCCCTGTATTTCTGGGGAGGATCACACGTAATATTGCGCTTGATAAACATGGTTATAACACAGCGAAAAAGCGTAATCGTGAGTTTGAAGTTATTCTGGCTGAATTAGAAGATTGTATAGCTTCCCCTGATACTGTAGAAACAGAGTATGAAGCAGGTGAGATAGCCAATATAATAAATCAATTTCTATATGGCTTGGATGAGCAAGCAAGAAATTTATTTATTGGGAGGTACTGGTACTCCTGTTCCATAAAGGATCTTTCTATGAATTTTAATATGAGCAGCAGCAAAGTGAAATCCATTTTATTCAGGTTAAGAAATAAACTTAGAGTTCATCTGGAGAAAGAGGGGGTTAACCTGTGA
- the glpX gene encoding class II fructose-bisphosphatase, with the protein MERELALEIVRVTELGALSSARWIGRGDKNAADDAATTAIRSMFDSVSIDGTVVIGEGEMDEAPMLYIGEQVGNRNGPSVDVAVDPLEGTEVVACGLHNAQSVIAIADRGSLLHAPDIYMEKLACGPELAGRLSLEDPAETTLRKASLITGKALSELTVMVLDRKRHDQLLATLRGLGVRVKLIGHGDVAGAIAAALPDSDVDLYMGSGGAPEGVLAAAALKCLGGELQGKLLPEGPFELQRCLMMGIENPTRVLSMEDMVGTGDVIFAATGVTSGEFLSGVRFIGKERAETHSVIMRAQSRTIRYIRSIHFLPGKEIPQVTASRPDAAFI; encoded by the coding sequence ATGGAACGCGAATTGGCACTGGAAATTGTACGGGTAACTGAACTGGGCGCTTTATCTTCGGCCCGCTGGATAGGACGGGGCGATAAAAATGCTGCGGATGATGCGGCCACAACCGCCATCCGTTCCATGTTCGATTCCGTCTCCATTGACGGGACAGTGGTCATCGGCGAAGGGGAAATGGACGAAGCACCGATGCTCTACATCGGTGAGCAGGTCGGGAACCGGAACGGCCCCTCCGTTGATGTGGCCGTTGATCCGCTGGAAGGCACGGAGGTGGTAGCCTGCGGGCTTCATAATGCCCAATCGGTAATCGCCATTGCCGACCGGGGCAGCCTGCTCCATGCGCCTGATATATACATGGAGAAGCTCGCCTGCGGTCCGGAGCTGGCCGGCAGGCTCAGCCTGGAAGATCCGGCTGAGACCACGCTGCGCAAAGCCAGCCTCATTACCGGCAAAGCGCTCTCCGAGCTGACGGTGATGGTCCTTGACCGCAAGCGGCATGATCAGCTGCTTGCCACGCTGCGCGGGCTGGGCGTGCGCGTCAAGCTGATCGGCCACGGCGATGTGGCCGGAGCCATAGCGGCAGCGCTGCCGGACAGCGATGTTGATCTGTACATGGGCTCCGGCGGAGCACCGGAAGGCGTGCTGGCAGCAGCCGCGCTGAAATGCCTCGGCGGTGAGCTGCAGGGCAAGCTGCTGCCGGAGGGCCCCTTCGAGCTGCAGCGCTGCCTGATGATGGGCATCGAGAATCCGACGCGCGTCCTCTCGATGGAGGATATGGTCGGCACCGGCGACGTCATCTTCGCGGCGACCGGCGTGACCTCCGGTGAATTTTTAAGCGGAGTCCGCTTCATCGGCAAGGAACGCGCCGAGACTCATTCCGTCATCATGCGGGCGCAGAGCCGCACCATCCGCTACATCCGCAGCATTCATTTCCTGCCGGGCAAGGAGATTCCGCAGGTAACGGCCAGCAGACCGGATGCCGCTTTCATCTGA
- a CDS encoding pyruvate, water dikinase regulatory protein, producing the protein MEPSSHFITICSDSIGDTAEAVVQAVIHQFQNQRVTIRRYGNVRHEDELRKLMEETAQLQGFVAYTLVQPELREMIREEAVRLDLRIVDIMGPMMQAFIDTFDDAPQARPGLLHQLDEDYFRRIEAIEFTVACDDGRDLGAMLKADIVLLGMSRTSKTPLSIFLAHRGKKVVNYPIVPEIGPPQQLMSLPPNRLIGLTMKPEYMLKIRSERLKQLGLPAGSQYASLERITEEMEYAAVLFAKLGCPVIDITNKAIEETAGIIMGYITDSP; encoded by the coding sequence ATGGAGCCATCCTCACATTTCATTACGATATGCTCGGATTCTATAGGGGATACAGCAGAGGCTGTCGTGCAGGCTGTTATCCACCAATTCCAGAATCAGCGTGTCACGATCAGAAGATACGGCAATGTTAGGCATGAAGACGAGCTGCGGAAGCTGATGGAGGAGACTGCCCAGCTTCAGGGCTTTGTCGCCTACACGCTGGTTCAGCCGGAGCTGCGGGAGATGATCCGCGAGGAAGCGGTGCGCCTCGACCTGCGGATTGTCGATATCATGGGCCCGATGATGCAGGCCTTCATTGATACCTTTGATGATGCGCCCCAGGCCCGGCCAGGGCTGCTTCACCAGCTCGACGAGGACTATTTCCGGCGGATCGAGGCGATAGAATTTACCGTGGCCTGTGACGACGGGCGCGATCTTGGCGCGATGCTGAAGGCGGATATTGTGCTGCTGGGCATGTCCCGCACCTCCAAAACCCCGCTCAGCATTTTTCTGGCCCACCGGGGCAAAAAGGTCGTGAACTACCCCATCGTTCCCGAAATCGGCCCGCCGCAGCAGCTGATGAGCCTGCCGCCGAACCGGCTCATCGGGCTTACGATGAAGCCTGAGTATATGCTGAAGATCCGCTCCGAGCGGCTGAAGCAGCTTGGACTCCCGGCAGGCTCGCAGTATGCCAGCCTGGAGCGCATCACCGAAGAAATGGAATACGCCGCCGTGCTGTTCGCGAAGCTGGGCTGCCCGGTGATTGATATTACGAACAAGGCCATTGAAGAAACTGCAGGCATTATTATGGGTTATATCACTGATTCTCCTTAG
- a CDS encoding helix-turn-helix transcriptional regulator — MIELTPRQLQIVEIVKKRAPITAEQIAEHLNLSKPTIRSDLSVLVMLEYIDAKPKVGYFPGKKTAERLGGSYLLKETKVKDIQSIPIIIRETTTIQDAVVTLFLQDVGTLIICDGDGKLTGVASRKDFLKVTLGNPGAVSMPVSMVMTRQPKVVTVSPGDTVLDAAQKMIFHEVDSLPVVIPGTVEENGPRLDVVGRLTKTSIVKLLLDLEAKG, encoded by the coding sequence GTGATCGAACTGACACCCCGTCAACTGCAAATTGTTGAAATTGTTAAGAAAAGAGCACCCATTACCGCCGAGCAAATTGCGGAGCATCTCAATCTCAGCAAGCCGACGATCCGCTCGGACTTATCCGTGCTTGTCATGCTGGAGTACATTGACGCCAAACCCAAGGTGGGTTATTTTCCCGGCAAAAAAACCGCAGAGCGCCTCGGCGGCAGCTATCTGCTGAAGGAAACCAAGGTCAAGGACATTCAGAGCATTCCGATCATTATCCGCGAGACGACAACGATTCAGGATGCCGTAGTTACACTGTTTCTGCAGGATGTCGGCACGCTGATCATCTGCGACGGGGACGGCAAGCTGACCGGAGTGGCCTCGCGCAAGGATTTTTTGAAGGTTACGCTGGGCAATCCCGGTGCGGTATCCATGCCTGTAAGCATGGTGATGACCCGCCAGCCCAAGGTCGTGACGGTTTCTCCCGGAGATACGGTGCTTGATGCCGCACAAAAAATGATTTTTCACGAGGTGGACAGTTTGCCGGTGGTAATCCCCGGTACTGTGGAAGAAAACGGCCCAAGGCTCGACGTGGTCGGACGGCTGACCAAAACTTCCATCGTCAAACTACTCCTCGATCTAGAAGCCAAAGGATAA
- a CDS encoding DMT family transporter: MIMLAYSLVCLIFGTTFLAIKIGVDAGTPPFFSAGLRFFVAGAVLFLFMAWKGKASFRLLLRKEMLFTGAALTFGTFSALYWAEQYVSSGLAAVLSATGPMMILLMQTAFLRQKAPSYSLLGCIIGFTGVLLLVLPSLAIDVSPLWITGCAIVLTGEICYAAGAIYSKKVTRTFSGESPVALNAAQMIYGGALLFVLSLFTENVHPGFLLSFQTAGSLLYLTVVGSMVGHTLFYWLVAKTNPVFPSTWLYISPPIAVGVGFLFYGETVTWLTLLGVFTIITGTVLVNAGALKQLLFKPKQSAPLMQPPAAEAYPRKRIL; the protein is encoded by the coding sequence ATGATTATGCTCGCTTATTCGCTCGTCTGCCTGATCTTTGGCACAACCTTCCTGGCTATTAAAATCGGCGTAGACGCCGGAACGCCTCCGTTTTTCTCGGCGGGTCTGCGCTTTTTCGTTGCGGGTGCTGTACTCTTTCTCTTTATGGCCTGGAAAGGCAAAGCCAGCTTCCGCCTGCTCCTGCGCAAAGAAATGCTGTTCACTGGCGCTGCGCTGACTTTTGGAACCTTTTCCGCGCTGTACTGGGCCGAGCAATATGTCTCCTCAGGGCTCGCTGCCGTGCTGTCCGCTACCGGTCCCATGATGATTCTGCTGATGCAGACCGCGTTTCTCCGGCAAAAAGCGCCCTCCTATTCGCTGTTGGGCTGCATCATCGGCTTCACTGGCGTGCTGCTGCTTGTGCTGCCAAGCCTTGCAATTGATGTTTCTCCCCTGTGGATCACCGGCTGCGCCATAGTGTTGACCGGAGAAATTTGCTACGCAGCGGGGGCGATTTATTCCAAAAAAGTAACCCGCACCTTCTCCGGCGAATCGCCCGTTGCCCTGAATGCAGCACAGATGATATACGGCGGCGCGCTCCTGTTCGTACTGTCCCTGTTCACCGAAAACGTGCATCCCGGATTTCTGCTGTCGTTCCAGACAGCCGGTTCCCTGCTCTATCTAACCGTGGTCGGCTCCATGGTCGGGCACACGCTGTTCTACTGGCTGGTTGCCAAAACGAATCCCGTCTTTCCTTCTACATGGCTGTACATCTCCCCGCCGATTGCGGTTGGCGTAGGTTTCCTGTTCTATGGAGAGACTGTAACCTGGCTCACTCTGCTCGGCGTCTTCACCATCATCACCGGCACCGTGCTTGTAAATGCAGGCGCACTGAAGCAACTGCTGTTCAAGCCGAAGCAGAGCGCACCGCTGATGCAGCCGCCGGCAGCAGAAGCTTATCCGCGGAAACGGATTTTGTGA